From the Verrucomicrobiia bacterium genome, the window GTCTCATCATCTGGTCGGTGTTTGGAATTGCAAACGCTTTCGTGGGGCGAATGGTCCTGGCGCATGCGCTGGTGAGAAGCGCGTTCGGAATCGGCGAAGCTGGAAATTTCCCGGCATCCATCAAGACGGTGGCCGAATGGTTTCCGAAACGCGAACGCGCCTTGGCGACGGGCGTGTTCAACAGCGGTTCAAACATCGGCGCGATGATCAGTGCGTTGTTCGTTCCGGGATGCCTCGCCTTTTTCGGTTATCAGACTGGCTGGAAAGCGGCTTATATCATCACGGGAACGGTGGGATTCATTTGGCTGATATTCTGGTTCTGGCTTTATGATATTCCATCGCGGCAACGGCGATTGTCCAAGGCGGAATTCGATTACATTCATAGCGACGATGCGATTGAGCCATTGAAAAGCGACACCGGGCCGACGCCGAAAGTTTCGTGGCTGCTGCTGTTCAGCCACCGGCAGACGTGGGCATTTTTCTTCGGCAAATTTTTTACCGACGGCGTATGGTGGTTCTATCTTTTCTGGCTGCCGGATTATTTGCACAAGCAATTTAATATGACTAAAGGGCAGGTGATGTTGCCGACATTCGTTGTATATGGAGTGGCAATCTTTGGGAGCATCTATGGCGGCAGCTTGCCCATGACGCTGATGAAACGGGGCATGGAACTTTACAAGGCGCGCATGACGGCGATGCTGATCATTGCGTTATTCCCGCTGGCGGTGTTATTCACGCAATTTTTCGGAAACGTGGATCGCTTCGGCAACACGCTTGCAGCCCTATTGGCGGTAGGAACGATTTGCATTGCGGCGGCGGCACATCAGGCGTGGTCGGCAAATTTGTTCACGACGGTCTCGGACATGTTTCCAAAAAAGGCGGTCGGCTCCGTCACCGGCATCGGCGCGATGGCGGGCGGATTGGGCGGGGTGCTGGTGCAGAAAATCGCAGGGGCGTTGACGGATGCTTTCAAAGCGACACCGCAAACGGCTTACTTGATTATGTTCATCACGTGTGCGCTGAGCTACTTGCTGGCGTGGGGAATTATGAAAGCGCTTGTGCCAAGGTTTGAGTTGGTGAAATTGGGGCAAAGGTGACCGATTTGAGATTTCGCTACAATTATTGCGGATGACCGCCAGCCCGGCGGCTTATTGATTAAGCAGCGACATCTTATGATTTGTGCTCCATTTTTTGAGGAGGTATAAAGCATTCTACAAGCTCTCGTGGAAAATTACGATCCTGAAGCCAAGTCCCGGTATCTTTCGATGCTTTTTTAAAAAGAGCCTGCATACGCCGCTTTTGAAAAATAAGTGCAGGATGAGAATAGCCCAGTTCATTACCGAAATAGGTCCAGCTAATACAGGCTAAAACCCCATGCTCCTTCCAAGCCACAAATGGGGCAGCTATTCCGCAGGTTCTTTTTCCACCTGCACTTCCGGCGGGTTCTTCCCAAAAAAAATAGTCCCCATTTATAACAGAATCGTGCATAGATTTGTCTAAAGTCTCCAACATTTGGAGGGCGTTCTTGCACATGGCTATAAACTCTGCGCTTCCATAAAAAGAAGTCCGCTCAAGGTGAAGACAATGATATTTCGCAATTTTGCAACGAACCGTCCAGAAGACTCTGTCCAATGGAAACACGACCTGAGCGAATAGCATTTTGAAACTGAACATATACCACTTCCTGATAGCTTGTTGTGTGGCTAAACTATCGTTCGCGCCGCCAATTTATTCAAGTTTTGCGATACGAAGATTATAAAAATTTGACAGGCATGGGTGATGCGCCTTCAAATTTGCAGGAACACGTTATGATGATGACGCGTATACCAGTTATAACGGATGCAGGCCAATGGTACCTTTGAGTTGCGTGAGATATTCGGGAGATTTGACCGAATGATAAGTATCCCACGCGGATTCGAGGCGTGTTTCGATATTCAGACGTTCAGCTTCCTCCGTATAATTCTTCTTCTTCAAGAAATTCTGGAGGTAGGTGGCGTGGTTGTGCCACAGGCGGACATCGGATTGTTGTTTCGCATTCAGGCGTTTCGCGTACCAATCGCTGCCGAGGACATTTTCGCGGGAAAAAAGCGCACGGAAGTCGGGATGATTAATGTCGCGCCCTTCATACTGGCCGTGGACCATGATGTGCAGAAGAGCCTTGAGCGGCGGACACGCCATTTCGATGCTGCCATCATTGAAATAACTTTGTGCCGTGCGTTTGTGCGTGCCAACGATGTTGTCCACGCCATCCGTGAAGGCGGCGAGGTCCTGCTTTTCCGGACGCAACATTTCCTCAGTGAACACGGCGTGCGGATAATTGAAGACGCGCCCAAAAAATGTCCGCACAAAACTCGCCGTCATTCGATAACCGAGGCGGCTGGCGAGAATTTTTTGGCCGTTCACTTCCATGTCTTCGCATTTCTCGAAAAAGCCGTTGTGAATCAAAAACTCGGGATGCCGCTCGTCGGCATCCATGCGGCACCAGACTTCGGGAATCAAAAGGCTGATGTCATGATCCACGCGCACATTCGGACCGACACACGCCGCCGAGGAAATGAAAGCG encodes:
- a CDS encoding MFS transporter, coding for MNSKPTAASGGHYRWVICGLLLFSTTVNYMDRQVIGYLKEFFCLPANQGGFGWSNTDYANIIAAFTAFYAGITVIMGWVIDKIGTKLGLALCLIIWSVFGIANAFVGRMVLAHALVRSAFGIGEAGNFPASIKTVAEWFPKRERALATGVFNSGSNIGAMISALFVPGCLAFFGYQTGWKAAYIITGTVGFIWLIFWFWLYDIPSRQRRLSKAEFDYIHSDDAIEPLKSDTGPTPKVSWLLLFSHRQTWAFFFGKFFTDGVWWFYLFWLPDYLHKQFNMTKGQVMLPTFVVYGVAIFGSIYGGSLPMTLMKRGMELYKARMTAMLIIALFPLAVLFTQFFGNVDRFGNTLAALLAVGTICIAAAAHQAWSANLFTTVSDMFPKKAVGSVTGIGAMAGGLGGVLVQKIAGALTDAFKATPQTAYLIMFITCALSYLLAWGIMKALVPRFELVKLGQR